A DNA window from Arachis duranensis cultivar V14167 chromosome 3, aradu.V14167.gnm2.J7QH, whole genome shotgun sequence contains the following coding sequences:
- the LOC107480659 gene encoding helicase-like transcription factor CHR28 isoform X1 — protein MAMADDDVNFSELFDGDDDDNMCYIDLTTVMQVLNEDDDPLQQSSPEDFSLQNGSSGESGVHDSFQLQNVCQMLEEEPHVSRLEVDSATDCSPFCSDVSDSGAKDSVHFSVNPVLEHEHENQGLPSQACSSTEKTGVSKFETSSFGMETSFPEAYSNNVSVCQDYLNESTWKSGNERQFKHVGEDVESEHASHSSIIENGDLNFEDCVEDAVRGAYGQQESDLCTSFQISDMDADDSMHASTSIDSALYQGSHFRSDLCGDYAYPNYHQGGTYDRSFANDPLRFIPNGIGSKSWTNKEMMTNLKAENMEFCTDMAQISGGMHSVNTGGSSIHDSQFMLADSGYSSYFSSNSAFEDVSVALSTYASHGDQSLCMKAEGDKLVTSYQNNFQNNDSQFNIGQEVKQLPDLFPSVKCKSYGSFPCEDSYTVITSDRANHYHDTVNGTASKLQRNMVYLTVDQCLPHAHASIAVEQQFGCVKRGGTEMIQHNRIDSHHSKRTAENFRVEDTDVCIIEDNSHPVPTSQSEAVHNSLSIFQSSRYVGSQHYAVGSTRVKACDERNILQVALQDLSQPKSEISLPVGLLAVPLLRHQRIALSWMVQKETSSLYCSGGILADDQGLGKTVSTIALILKERPPKFSACPNAQNGELETLNLDGEDDGLPQSSSLKKESDSCGDMSIRDPIKSKSLSLQAKGRPSAGTLIVCPTSVLRQWAEELHNKVTSQANLSVLVYHGSNRTKDPHEVAKYDVVLTTYSIVSMEVPKQPLADKEDEEKGIFEDSGVPNRKRKNPSNSSKSGKKRLDNALLEAAARPLAKVSWFRVVLDEAQSIKNHRTQVARACSGLRAKRRWCLSGTPIQNAIDDLYSYFRFLRYAPYDIYTSFCSMIKNQVSRNPTKGYKKIQAVLKTIMLRRTKGTFLDGEPIISLPPKFVELKKVEFSMEERDFYSKLEADSRAQFQEYADAGTVKQNYVNILLMLLRLRQACDHPLLVKRYNSNTLWRSSVETAKKLPQEKQVSLLKCLEASLALCGICNDPPEDAVVSVCGHVFCSQCISEHLTGDDNQCPAANCKSRLSMSTVFAKAMLNGCMSNQGCDSSPGSSGSEADESEPWSRSQPYDSSKIKAALEVLKSLSRVQCITPKVISAHGTPAENSECPGVSCDVNNGKCLEDIPESQHLSGNSSSNGTGEKAIVFSQWTRMLDLLEVCLKQSSIQYRRLDGTMSVIARDKAVKDFNTLPEVSVMIMSLKAASLGLNMVAACHVLMLDLWWNPTTEDQAIDRAHRIGQTRPVTVLRLTVKDTVEDRILALQQKKRKMVASAFGEDGTGGRQSRLTVDDLKYLFMM, from the exons ATGGCGATGGCGGATGATGACGTGAACTTTTCGGAACTGTTCGATGGTGACGATGACGATAATATGTGCTATATCGATTTAACGACGGTGATGCAGGTTCTCAATGAGGATGACGACCCTCTGCAG CAGAGTAGTCCTGAAGATTTTTCATTACAAAATGGTTCATCTGGTGAATCTGGCGTCCATGATTCTTTTCAGCTTCAGAATG TGTGTCAAATGTTAGAAGAAGAACCGCATGTTTCTAGGTTGGAGGTGGATTCAGCCACAGACTGCTCTCCTTTCTGCTCAGATGTGTCGGATTCTGGGGCCAAAGATTCAGTTCATTTTTCAGTGAATCCTGTGCTTGAGCATGAACATGAAAATCAGGGACTTCCAAGTCAGGCTTGCTCTTCCACGGAAAAGACAGGGGTTTCTAAATTTGAGACATCTAGTTTTGGTATGGAAACTAGTTTCCCTGAGGCATATTCAAACAATGTGTCAGTCTGTCAGGACTATTTGAATGAGAGTACGTGGAAGAGTGGAAATGAGAGGCAATTCAAGCATGTGGGAGAGGATGTTGAATCTGAAC ATGCTTCTCACAGTTCTATCATTGAGAATGgtgatttaaattttgaagattGTGTTGAGGATGCTGTTCGAGGTGCTTATGGGCAACAAGAAAGTGACTTGTGCACATCTTTTCAAATATCTGATATGGATGCTGATGATTCTATGCATGCTTCAACTTCAATTGATTCGGCTCTTTATCAAGGTTCCCATTTTCGTAGCGATTTGTGTGGTGACTATGCATATCCAAATTATCATCAGGGAGGAACATATGATAGATCATTTGCCAATGACCCTTTAAGGTTTATCCCTAATGGTATCGGTTCCAAGTCATGGACAAATAAAGAAATGATGACTAACCTGAAGGCTGAAAATATGGAGTTCTGTACAGATATGGCCCAAATCAGTGGTGGCATGCACTCAGTTAATACTGGGGGATCATCTATTCATGATAGTCAGTTTATGCTAGCAGATAGTGGCTATTCATCATATTTTTCTAGTAACAGTGCCTTTGAAGATGTGTCAGTTGCACTTTCAACTTATGCTTCACATGGAGATCAATCACTTTGTATGAAAGCTGAAGGTGACAAACTGGTTACAAGTTACCAAAATAATTTTCAGAACAATGATTCTCAGTTCAATATTGGCCAGGAGGTGAAACAGTTACCAGATCTTTTTCCTTCTGTGAAATGTAAGAGTTATGGATCTTTCCCATGTGAGGATAGTTATACAGTAATAACTTCTGACAGAGCCAATCATTATCACGATACTGTTAATGGAACTGCTAGTAAACTTCAAAGAAACATGGTCTATTTGACTGTAGACCAATGTTTGCCCCATGCCCATGCTTCCATTGCCGTTGAGCAGCAGTTTGGTTGTGTTAAGAGAGGAGGGACCGAAATGATTCAACATAACCGCATTGATTCCCATCATTCTAAACGAACTGCTGAGAATTTCCGTGTTGAGGACACTGATGTTTGTATCATTGAAGACAACAGTCATCCTGTGCCTACAAGTCAATCTGAAGCTGTTCATAATTCCCTTAGTATATTTCAATCTTCCAGATATGTTGGTTCCCAACATTACGCGGTTGGAAGCACAAGGGTAAAGGCATGTGATGAGCGAAATATATTACAAGTTGCATTGCAG GATCTATCTCAACCAAAGTCAGAAATTAGTCTGCCAGTTGGATTGTTGGCGGTTCCTCTTTTGAGACATCAG AGAATTGCTTTATCGTGGATGGTTCAGAAGGAAACATCAAGCTTATATTGCTCAGGTGGAATACTTGCAGATGATCAG GGACTTGGGAAAACAGTGTCAACTATTGCTTTAATATTGAAGGAAAGGCCTCCAAAATTTTCTGCATGCCCCAATGCCCAAAATGGTGAATTAGAAACTTTGAATCTGGATGGAGAGGATGATGGTCTTCCTCAGAGCAGTTCGTTAAAGAAGGAATCTGATTCATGCGGAGATATGTCAATTAGAGATCCAATCAAGAGCAAGAGTTTATCTTTGCAAGCAAAGGGAAGGCCATCTGCAGGAACCCTTATTGTCTGCCCCACTAGCGTCCTGCGTCAATGGGCTGAGGAGTTGCACAATAAGGTAACTAGCCAAGCAAATCTCTCTGTGCTAGTATACCATGGAAGCAATCGAACGAAAGACCCTCATGAGGTGGCCAAGTATGATGTTGTTCTAACAACTTATTCCATTGTCAGCATGGAGGTCCCTAAGCAGCCGCTAGCTGacaaagaagatgaagagaagggAATATTTGAAGATTCTGGGGTACCAAATAGGAAGAGGAAAAACCCTTCTAATTCTAGTAAAAGTGGCAAGAAGCGATTGGACAACGCATTGCTTGAGGCTGCTGCTCGACCTCTTGCAAAGGTATCATGGTTTAGGGTTGTCCTGGATGAGGCTCAGAGTATAAAGAATCACAGAACTCAAGTTGCAAGGGCCTGTTCGGGTCTTCGTGCTAAGCGCAGATGGTGCTTGTCAGGGACCCCAATCCAGAATGCAATTGATGATCTCTACAGTTACTTTAGATTTCTAAGATATGCCCCTTATGACATTTATACATCATTCTGTTCTATGATTAAGAATCAGGTTAGCAGAAATCCTACAAAAGGGTATAAAAAGATACAAGCCGTCCTAAAGACAATAATGCTACGTCGGACCAAAG GAACATTTCTTGATGGGGAGCCTATTATATCCTTGCCACCTAAATTTGTAGAGCTTAAAAAAGTTGAGTTTTCAATGGAGGAGCGTGATTTCTATTCGAAACTGGAGGCTGATTCTCGTGCGCAGTTTCAG GAATATGCTGATGCTGGAACTGTAAAACAAAATTATGTCAACATTTTGCTTATGCTTTTGCGCCTTAGACAAGCTTGTGATCACCCTTTGCTTGTTAAGCGTTACAATTCCAACACTCTATGGAGATCTTCTGTTGAGACGGCAAAAAAGCTTCCCCAGGAAAAACAAGTATCCCTTCTTAAGTGTTTGGAGGCTTCTCTGGCTCTCTGTGGAATCTGTAAT GATCCTCCTGAAGACGCCGTTGTTTCAGTCTGCGGTCATGTCTTCTGTAGCCAGTGCATTTCGGAACATCTTACCGGTGATGACAATCAGTGTCCTGCTGCAAATTGCAAAAGTCGACTCAGCATGTCTACTGTTTTTGCGAAAGCGATGCTCAACGGTTGTATGTCTAACCAGGGTTGTGATAGTTCACCTGGTTCCTCTGGTTCTGAAGCGGATGAATCTGAGCCTTGGTCTCGGAGTCAGCCTTATGATTCTTCTAAAATTAAGGCTGCACTTGAGGTTTTAAAGTCATTGAGTAGGGTACAGTGCATTACACCCAAAGTTATATCTGCACATGGTACTCCTGCAGAAAATAGTGAATGCCCTGGGGTATCCTGTGATGTTAACAATGGGAAATGCTTGGAAGATATTCCTGAAAGTCAACATCTCTCTGGGAATAGCAGTTCTAATGGCACAGGAGAGAAAGCAATAGTATTTTCTCAGTGGACAAGGATGCTAGATTTGCTTGAAGTGTGTCTTAAGCAATCTTCGATTCAGTATAGAAGACTTGATGGAACGATGTCTGTCATTGCAAGAGATAAAGCTGTTAAAGATTTTAATACTCTACCAGAG GTTTCGGTTATGATTATGTCTTTGAAGGCTGCGAGTCTTGGTCTAAACATGGTGGCAGCCTgccatgttcttatgctggaTTTATGGTGGAACCCTACTACTGAAGATCAAGCAATTGATAGAGCACATCGAATTGGGCAGACCCGTCCTGTGACTGTTTTGCGTTTAACTGTGAAAGATACCGTTGAAGATCGTATTTTGGCTTTGCAG CAAAAGAAGCGAAAGATGGTTGCATCTGCATTTGGGGAGGATGGAACTGGTGGTCGTCAGAGTCGCCTGACAGTAGATGATTTAAAATACCTGTTCATGATGTGA
- the LOC107480661 gene encoding caffeoylshikimate esterase, with protein MPPMEDEQTSLLKPTYPHYWGYTQEQDYYAQQGISAAASHFTTPRGLTLFTRSWLPHTPSHPRALVFMVHGYGNDISWTFQATPIFLAQNGFASFAIDLQGHGRSQGLKAFVPNVDLVVQDCLSFFNSIKQDPKFRNLPCFLYGESMGGAICLLIHFADPKGFKGAILVAPMCRISDKVRPKWPIPQILTFLARFFPTWAIVPAPDLLYKSVKVDHKKVIADMNPLRYRGKPRLGTVVELLRVTDFVGKRLGDVELPFVVLHGSADVVTDPAVSRELYEEAKSEDKSIKIYDGMMHSLLFGETDENVEIVRNDILQWLNARC; from the coding sequence ATGCCCCCAATGGAAGACGAGCAAACATCCCTTCTGAAACCCACATACCCTCACTATTGGGGCTACACTCAAGAGCAAGACTACTACGCCCAACAAGGAATCTCAGCCGCCGCCTCACACTTCACTACGCCAAGGGGACTCACACTCTTCACACGTTCTTGGCTTCCCCACACTCCCTCCCACCCACGCGCCCTCGTCTTCATGGTCCACGGCTATGGCAACGATATCTCCTGGACCTTCCAAGCCACCCCTATCTTCCTCGCTCAGAACGGTTTCGCTTCCTTCGCAATCGACCTTCAGGGCCATGGCCGCTCCCAGGGACTCAAAGCTTTCGTTCCCAACGTCGACCTTGTTGTTCAGGATTGTCTCTCATTCTTCAATTCCATCAAACAAGATCCAAAGTTTAGAAATTTACCTTGCTTTCTCTATGGGGAGTCCATGGGTGGTGCTATTTGCCTTTTGATCCATTTTGCGGACCCGAAAGGGTTCAAAGGTGCGATCTTGGTGGCACCCATGTGCAGAATTTCTGATAAGGTGAGACCCAAATGGCCAATTCCTCAGATCCTCACTTTTCTCGCGAGATTCTTCCCCACATGGGCCATTGTTCCTGCTCCTGATCTATTGTACAAGTCTGTGAAGGTGGATCACAAGAAGGTGATTGCGGATATGAACCCTTTGAGGTACAGAGGGAAACCGAGGTTGGGGACAGTGGTTGAGCTTCTGAGGGTTACTGATTTTGTGGGGAAGAGGCTTGGTGATGTTGAGCTTCCTTTTGTTGTGTTGCATGGGAGTGCTGATGTTGTAACTGACCCTGCTGTAAGCAGGGAACTCTATGAGGAGGCTAAGAGTGAGGACAAGAGTATCAAGATCTATGATGGCATGATGCATTCTTTGCTCTTTGGCGAGACTGATGAAAATGTGGAGATTGTCAGGAATGATATATTGCAGTGGTTGAATGCTAGGTGTTGA
- the LOC107480662 gene encoding serine carboxypeptidase-like 31 → MDNVVTLLLKLKLRSLYSIMLLLYYVLCLRGVIVSSRPHENERKVTTIMNNNNNNNGDVVRGLPGQPAVDFEHYAGYVTVNETNGRALFYWFFEAITNPDDKPLVLWLNGGPGCSSVGYGATQEIGPFLVDSDGKGLKFNNLSWNQEANMLFLESPVGVGFSYSNTTSDYQQLGDQMTANDAYTFLHNWFLKFPSYRTRTFYIAGESYAGKYVPELAELIHDRNKDPSLHINLKGIMLGNPETSDAEDWIGLVDYAWSHAIISDETHKTIKTSCDFNSSDPWRNQDCSEAVDEVLKQYREIDIYSLYTSTCFASTARSSMARSSSSTTMVFPRMMGGYDPCLDDYARAYYNRPDVQKALHAGDGHNLKNWSICNNDIFNGWGDSKASVVPIYRKLIAGGGLRIWIYSGDTDGRVPVLSTRYSLSSLELRVRKAWRPWYHENEVSGWVEEYEGLTFATFRGAGHAVPCFKPSSSLAFFSSFLRGQSPPSTK, encoded by the exons ATGGATAATGTTGTTACATTATTGTTAAAGTTAAAGCTGAGAAGCTTGTATAGTATAATGTTGTTACTTTATTATGTGTTGTGCTTAAGGGGTGTTATTGTGTCCTCTAGACCTcatgagaatgagagaaaaGTAACAACGATTatgaataacaataataataataatggtgatGTTGTGAGAGGCTTACCTGGCCAGCCTGCTGTGGATTTTGAGCACTATGCTGGCTATGTTACTGTGAATGAAACCAATGGAAGAGCACTCTTTTACTGGTTCTTTGAGGCCATTACCAACCCAGATGATAAGCCTTTGGTCCTATGGCTTAAtggag GACCTGGATGTTCTTCTGTGGGATATGGAGCAACACAAGAGATTGGTCCATTTTTAGTGGACTCTGATGGGAAGGGACTCAAATTTAATAACTTGTCTTGGAACCAAGAAGCCAACATGTTATTCCTGGAATCTCCTGTTGGAGTTGGCTTTTCCTACTCAAACACAACTAGTGATTATCAACAATTGGGTGATCAAATGACAG CTAATGATGCTTACACTTTTCTCCATAACTGGTTTCTCAAGTTCCCATCATATAGAACAAGGACTTTTTATATAGCAGGGGAGAGTTATGCAG gCAAGTATGTGCCGGAGCTGGCTGAACTCATCCATGATAGGAACAAGGACCCTTCCCTTCATATTAATCTCAAGGGCATTATG TTAGGAAATCCAGAAACATCTGATGCTGAGGATTGGATAGGGCTAGTAGACTATGCTTGGAGTCATGCAATCATATCGGACGAGACtcacaaaacaataaaaacaagttGTGACTTCAACAGCAGTGATCCATGGCGTAACCAAGATTGCAGTGAAGCAGTAGATGAAGTCCTCAAACAATACAGAGAAATTGATATATACAGCCTCTACACCTCTACTTGCTTTGCCTCTACAGCGCGCTCTTCCATGGCGCGCTCATCATCATCTACAACAATGG TTTTCCCTAGAATGATGGGTGGTTATGACCCATGCTTGGATGACTATGCTAGAGCTTATTATAATAGACCAGATGTTCAGAAGGCCCTACATGCTGGTGATGGCCACAATCTCAAGAATTGGAGTATTTGCAA CAATGATATATTCAATGGATGGGGAGATTCAAAGGCAAGTGTAGTGCCAATATACAGGAAGCTAATAGCAGGAGGAGGACTTAGGATATGGATTTACAGCGGAGACACAGATGGAAGAGTGCCAGTGCTGTCAACAAGGTATAGCTTAAGTTCTCTTGAATTGAGAGTGAGAAAGGCATGGAGGCCATGGTACCATGAGAATGAGGTGAGTGGGTGGGTAGAAGAATATGAAGGGCTAACATTTGCTACTTTCAGAGGAGCTGGCCACGCTGTTCCATGTTTCAAACCAAGTAGCTCTCTCGccttcttctcttccttcctTCGTGGACAATCCCCTCCTTCTACTAAATAA
- the LOC107480659 gene encoding helicase-like transcription factor CHR28 isoform X2, whose translation MAMADDDVNFSELFDGDDDDNMCYIDLTTVMQVLNEDDDPLQSSPEDFSLQNGSSGESGVHDSFQLQNVCQMLEEEPHVSRLEVDSATDCSPFCSDVSDSGAKDSVHFSVNPVLEHEHENQGLPSQACSSTEKTGVSKFETSSFGMETSFPEAYSNNVSVCQDYLNESTWKSGNERQFKHVGEDVESEHASHSSIIENGDLNFEDCVEDAVRGAYGQQESDLCTSFQISDMDADDSMHASTSIDSALYQGSHFRSDLCGDYAYPNYHQGGTYDRSFANDPLRFIPNGIGSKSWTNKEMMTNLKAENMEFCTDMAQISGGMHSVNTGGSSIHDSQFMLADSGYSSYFSSNSAFEDVSVALSTYASHGDQSLCMKAEGDKLVTSYQNNFQNNDSQFNIGQEVKQLPDLFPSVKCKSYGSFPCEDSYTVITSDRANHYHDTVNGTASKLQRNMVYLTVDQCLPHAHASIAVEQQFGCVKRGGTEMIQHNRIDSHHSKRTAENFRVEDTDVCIIEDNSHPVPTSQSEAVHNSLSIFQSSRYVGSQHYAVGSTRVKACDERNILQVALQDLSQPKSEISLPVGLLAVPLLRHQRIALSWMVQKETSSLYCSGGILADDQGLGKTVSTIALILKERPPKFSACPNAQNGELETLNLDGEDDGLPQSSSLKKESDSCGDMSIRDPIKSKSLSLQAKGRPSAGTLIVCPTSVLRQWAEELHNKVTSQANLSVLVYHGSNRTKDPHEVAKYDVVLTTYSIVSMEVPKQPLADKEDEEKGIFEDSGVPNRKRKNPSNSSKSGKKRLDNALLEAAARPLAKVSWFRVVLDEAQSIKNHRTQVARACSGLRAKRRWCLSGTPIQNAIDDLYSYFRFLRYAPYDIYTSFCSMIKNQVSRNPTKGYKKIQAVLKTIMLRRTKGTFLDGEPIISLPPKFVELKKVEFSMEERDFYSKLEADSRAQFQEYADAGTVKQNYVNILLMLLRLRQACDHPLLVKRYNSNTLWRSSVETAKKLPQEKQVSLLKCLEASLALCGICNDPPEDAVVSVCGHVFCSQCISEHLTGDDNQCPAANCKSRLSMSTVFAKAMLNGCMSNQGCDSSPGSSGSEADESEPWSRSQPYDSSKIKAALEVLKSLSRVQCITPKVISAHGTPAENSECPGVSCDVNNGKCLEDIPESQHLSGNSSSNGTGEKAIVFSQWTRMLDLLEVCLKQSSIQYRRLDGTMSVIARDKAVKDFNTLPEVSVMIMSLKAASLGLNMVAACHVLMLDLWWNPTTEDQAIDRAHRIGQTRPVTVLRLTVKDTVEDRILALQQKKRKMVASAFGEDGTGGRQSRLTVDDLKYLFMM comes from the exons ATGGCGATGGCGGATGATGACGTGAACTTTTCGGAACTGTTCGATGGTGACGATGACGATAATATGTGCTATATCGATTTAACGACGGTGATGCAGGTTCTCAATGAGGATGACGACCCTCTGCAG AGTAGTCCTGAAGATTTTTCATTACAAAATGGTTCATCTGGTGAATCTGGCGTCCATGATTCTTTTCAGCTTCAGAATG TGTGTCAAATGTTAGAAGAAGAACCGCATGTTTCTAGGTTGGAGGTGGATTCAGCCACAGACTGCTCTCCTTTCTGCTCAGATGTGTCGGATTCTGGGGCCAAAGATTCAGTTCATTTTTCAGTGAATCCTGTGCTTGAGCATGAACATGAAAATCAGGGACTTCCAAGTCAGGCTTGCTCTTCCACGGAAAAGACAGGGGTTTCTAAATTTGAGACATCTAGTTTTGGTATGGAAACTAGTTTCCCTGAGGCATATTCAAACAATGTGTCAGTCTGTCAGGACTATTTGAATGAGAGTACGTGGAAGAGTGGAAATGAGAGGCAATTCAAGCATGTGGGAGAGGATGTTGAATCTGAAC ATGCTTCTCACAGTTCTATCATTGAGAATGgtgatttaaattttgaagattGTGTTGAGGATGCTGTTCGAGGTGCTTATGGGCAACAAGAAAGTGACTTGTGCACATCTTTTCAAATATCTGATATGGATGCTGATGATTCTATGCATGCTTCAACTTCAATTGATTCGGCTCTTTATCAAGGTTCCCATTTTCGTAGCGATTTGTGTGGTGACTATGCATATCCAAATTATCATCAGGGAGGAACATATGATAGATCATTTGCCAATGACCCTTTAAGGTTTATCCCTAATGGTATCGGTTCCAAGTCATGGACAAATAAAGAAATGATGACTAACCTGAAGGCTGAAAATATGGAGTTCTGTACAGATATGGCCCAAATCAGTGGTGGCATGCACTCAGTTAATACTGGGGGATCATCTATTCATGATAGTCAGTTTATGCTAGCAGATAGTGGCTATTCATCATATTTTTCTAGTAACAGTGCCTTTGAAGATGTGTCAGTTGCACTTTCAACTTATGCTTCACATGGAGATCAATCACTTTGTATGAAAGCTGAAGGTGACAAACTGGTTACAAGTTACCAAAATAATTTTCAGAACAATGATTCTCAGTTCAATATTGGCCAGGAGGTGAAACAGTTACCAGATCTTTTTCCTTCTGTGAAATGTAAGAGTTATGGATCTTTCCCATGTGAGGATAGTTATACAGTAATAACTTCTGACAGAGCCAATCATTATCACGATACTGTTAATGGAACTGCTAGTAAACTTCAAAGAAACATGGTCTATTTGACTGTAGACCAATGTTTGCCCCATGCCCATGCTTCCATTGCCGTTGAGCAGCAGTTTGGTTGTGTTAAGAGAGGAGGGACCGAAATGATTCAACATAACCGCATTGATTCCCATCATTCTAAACGAACTGCTGAGAATTTCCGTGTTGAGGACACTGATGTTTGTATCATTGAAGACAACAGTCATCCTGTGCCTACAAGTCAATCTGAAGCTGTTCATAATTCCCTTAGTATATTTCAATCTTCCAGATATGTTGGTTCCCAACATTACGCGGTTGGAAGCACAAGGGTAAAGGCATGTGATGAGCGAAATATATTACAAGTTGCATTGCAG GATCTATCTCAACCAAAGTCAGAAATTAGTCTGCCAGTTGGATTGTTGGCGGTTCCTCTTTTGAGACATCAG AGAATTGCTTTATCGTGGATGGTTCAGAAGGAAACATCAAGCTTATATTGCTCAGGTGGAATACTTGCAGATGATCAG GGACTTGGGAAAACAGTGTCAACTATTGCTTTAATATTGAAGGAAAGGCCTCCAAAATTTTCTGCATGCCCCAATGCCCAAAATGGTGAATTAGAAACTTTGAATCTGGATGGAGAGGATGATGGTCTTCCTCAGAGCAGTTCGTTAAAGAAGGAATCTGATTCATGCGGAGATATGTCAATTAGAGATCCAATCAAGAGCAAGAGTTTATCTTTGCAAGCAAAGGGAAGGCCATCTGCAGGAACCCTTATTGTCTGCCCCACTAGCGTCCTGCGTCAATGGGCTGAGGAGTTGCACAATAAGGTAACTAGCCAAGCAAATCTCTCTGTGCTAGTATACCATGGAAGCAATCGAACGAAAGACCCTCATGAGGTGGCCAAGTATGATGTTGTTCTAACAACTTATTCCATTGTCAGCATGGAGGTCCCTAAGCAGCCGCTAGCTGacaaagaagatgaagagaagggAATATTTGAAGATTCTGGGGTACCAAATAGGAAGAGGAAAAACCCTTCTAATTCTAGTAAAAGTGGCAAGAAGCGATTGGACAACGCATTGCTTGAGGCTGCTGCTCGACCTCTTGCAAAGGTATCATGGTTTAGGGTTGTCCTGGATGAGGCTCAGAGTATAAAGAATCACAGAACTCAAGTTGCAAGGGCCTGTTCGGGTCTTCGTGCTAAGCGCAGATGGTGCTTGTCAGGGACCCCAATCCAGAATGCAATTGATGATCTCTACAGTTACTTTAGATTTCTAAGATATGCCCCTTATGACATTTATACATCATTCTGTTCTATGATTAAGAATCAGGTTAGCAGAAATCCTACAAAAGGGTATAAAAAGATACAAGCCGTCCTAAAGACAATAATGCTACGTCGGACCAAAG GAACATTTCTTGATGGGGAGCCTATTATATCCTTGCCACCTAAATTTGTAGAGCTTAAAAAAGTTGAGTTTTCAATGGAGGAGCGTGATTTCTATTCGAAACTGGAGGCTGATTCTCGTGCGCAGTTTCAG GAATATGCTGATGCTGGAACTGTAAAACAAAATTATGTCAACATTTTGCTTATGCTTTTGCGCCTTAGACAAGCTTGTGATCACCCTTTGCTTGTTAAGCGTTACAATTCCAACACTCTATGGAGATCTTCTGTTGAGACGGCAAAAAAGCTTCCCCAGGAAAAACAAGTATCCCTTCTTAAGTGTTTGGAGGCTTCTCTGGCTCTCTGTGGAATCTGTAAT GATCCTCCTGAAGACGCCGTTGTTTCAGTCTGCGGTCATGTCTTCTGTAGCCAGTGCATTTCGGAACATCTTACCGGTGATGACAATCAGTGTCCTGCTGCAAATTGCAAAAGTCGACTCAGCATGTCTACTGTTTTTGCGAAAGCGATGCTCAACGGTTGTATGTCTAACCAGGGTTGTGATAGTTCACCTGGTTCCTCTGGTTCTGAAGCGGATGAATCTGAGCCTTGGTCTCGGAGTCAGCCTTATGATTCTTCTAAAATTAAGGCTGCACTTGAGGTTTTAAAGTCATTGAGTAGGGTACAGTGCATTACACCCAAAGTTATATCTGCACATGGTACTCCTGCAGAAAATAGTGAATGCCCTGGGGTATCCTGTGATGTTAACAATGGGAAATGCTTGGAAGATATTCCTGAAAGTCAACATCTCTCTGGGAATAGCAGTTCTAATGGCACAGGAGAGAAAGCAATAGTATTTTCTCAGTGGACAAGGATGCTAGATTTGCTTGAAGTGTGTCTTAAGCAATCTTCGATTCAGTATAGAAGACTTGATGGAACGATGTCTGTCATTGCAAGAGATAAAGCTGTTAAAGATTTTAATACTCTACCAGAG GTTTCGGTTATGATTATGTCTTTGAAGGCTGCGAGTCTTGGTCTAAACATGGTGGCAGCCTgccatgttcttatgctggaTTTATGGTGGAACCCTACTACTGAAGATCAAGCAATTGATAGAGCACATCGAATTGGGCAGACCCGTCCTGTGACTGTTTTGCGTTTAACTGTGAAAGATACCGTTGAAGATCGTATTTTGGCTTTGCAG CAAAAGAAGCGAAAGATGGTTGCATCTGCATTTGGGGAGGATGGAACTGGTGGTCGTCAGAGTCGCCTGACAGTAGATGATTTAAAATACCTGTTCATGATGTGA